A DNA window from Candidatus Bodocaedibacter vickermanii contains the following coding sequences:
- the sucC gene encoding ADP-forming succinate--CoA ligase subunit beta, giving the protein MNIHEHQAKDLLRQYGINIPEGKVIFNTNEIELAIASFNAPVLVVKAQIHAGGRGKGGGVEVSKTPADANTYAQAMLGMNLVTKQTGASGKRVQRVYIEPGVNIKKELYLSFVIDRETSNITIIASTEGGMDIEEVAEKHPDKIIKVPINPVTGFQPFHGRRLAKGLKLPLNAKDGIGSLCQKLFRLFVEKDLAMLEINPLVITSDDALIPLDAKISFDDNALFRHPDIQALRDLTEEDPKEIAASKFDLNYVSLDGNIGCMVNGAGLAMATMDIIKLHGGEPANFLDVGGGATKEKVQAAFKIILSDPAVRGILVNIFGGIMRCDVIAQGIVDAAHEMEIHVPVVVRLQGTNVDLGKDILTRSNLNLHTVDSLTDAATTIVNAVKG; this is encoded by the coding sequence ATGAACATTCACGAACACCAAGCAAAAGACTTATTGCGTCAATACGGAATCAATATTCCAGAAGGCAAAGTCATTTTTAACACCAACGAAATTGAACTCGCCATTGCCTCATTCAACGCTCCAGTCTTGGTTGTGAAAGCACAAATCCATGCCGGTGGACGCGGCAAGGGTGGTGGCGTAGAAGTTTCGAAAACTCCAGCTGATGCAAATACCTACGCCCAAGCAATGCTAGGTATGAACTTGGTTACAAAACAAACCGGGGCTTCGGGAAAACGTGTTCAACGTGTATATATCGAACCTGGGGTCAATATCAAAAAAGAACTCTACCTCAGTTTTGTAATTGATCGTGAAACTTCCAACATCACGATCATCGCATCAACAGAAGGCGGTATGGATATTGAAGAAGTCGCTGAAAAACATCCCGACAAAATTATCAAAGTACCCATCAATCCAGTTACTGGATTCCAACCGTTTCATGGTCGACGCTTAGCAAAAGGATTAAAACTACCGCTGAATGCAAAAGACGGAATTGGATCCTTATGCCAAAAATTGTTTAGATTGTTTGTGGAAAAAGATCTCGCAATGCTTGAGATCAATCCCCTTGTTATCACATCCGATGATGCGCTAATTCCTTTGGATGCAAAAATCAGCTTTGATGACAACGCCCTGTTTCGCCACCCCGATATTCAAGCCCTCAGAGATCTTACCGAAGAAGATCCAAAAGAAATCGCAGCCTCAAAATTCGATTTAAACTATGTATCTCTTGATGGCAACATCGGCTGCATGGTCAATGGCGCTGGTCTTGCCATGGCAACCATGGACATCATCAAACTTCACGGTGGTGAACCTGCAAACTTTCTAGATGTGGGCGGTGGGGCAACCAAAGAAAAAGTTCAAGCTGCCTTTAAAATTATTTTATCTGATCCTGCTGTCAGGGGAATATTGGTCAATATTTTTGGAGGGATCATGCGGTGTGATGTGATCGCTCAGGGTATTGTTGATGCTGCGCATGAAATGGAAATTCATGTTCCCGTCGTGGTGCGATTACAAGGTACAAATGTTGATCTAGGAAAAGACATTCTGACACGTTCAAACTTAAATCTGCATACCGTCGATTCGCTCACTGATGCAGCAACAACTATCGTCAACGCAGTAAAAGGATAA
- the sucD gene encoding succinate--CoA ligase subunit alpha, producing the protein MAILINKNTRVICQGFTGSQGTFHSEQAIAYGTKMVGGVTPGKGGETHLGLPVFDTVLDAKKATDADATVIYVPAPYAADAILEAIDAGIELIICITEGIPVQDMLNVHAALQNSTSKLIGPNCPGIITPGECKIGIMPGFIHKPGRIGVVSRSGTLTYEAVDQLTKLGLGQSTCVGIGGDPIHGLTFTDVISLFFDDPNTDAVVMIGEIGGSEEAAAADFIRNHQTPKPVIGFIAGRTAPPGRRMGHAGAIISGGNDTAEGKTIYLTEAGVHMANSPADIGQKVKDVLRS; encoded by the coding sequence ATGGCAATACTCATTAACAAAAATACTCGAGTCATCTGCCAAGGATTCACCGGATCTCAGGGTACCTTTCATAGCGAACAAGCCATTGCCTATGGCACTAAAATGGTCGGCGGCGTCACCCCCGGGAAAGGGGGCGAAACACATTTAGGGCTTCCTGTTTTCGATACTGTACTGGACGCAAAAAAAGCAACCGATGCAGATGCAACTGTCATTTACGTACCTGCACCCTACGCAGCCGATGCAATTCTTGAAGCGATTGATGCTGGCATAGAACTCATCATTTGTATTACTGAGGGCATACCCGTGCAAGACATGTTAAACGTTCATGCCGCATTACAAAACTCAACCAGCAAACTCATCGGACCCAACTGTCCAGGAATCATTACACCCGGTGAATGTAAAATTGGAATCATGCCTGGCTTCATTCACAAGCCCGGTCGCATTGGTGTTGTTTCCAGATCAGGAACATTAACCTATGAAGCTGTTGATCAATTAACAAAACTTGGTCTTGGACAATCTACGTGCGTTGGAATTGGTGGCGATCCCATTCACGGATTAACATTTACAGACGTCATCTCATTATTTTTTGATGACCCAAACACCGATGCTGTGGTAATGATTGGTGAAATAGGTGGATCAGAGGAAGCCGCTGCCGCAGATTTTATTCGCAATCACCAAACACCAAAACCAGTGATTGGATTTATTGCAGGTCGGACAGCTCCTCCAGGTCGTCGCATGGGACACGCCGGTGCAATTATTTCTGGTGGTAATGATACTGCCGAAGGCAAAACAATCTACCTAACTGAGGCTGGGGTACACATGGCGAATTCACCCGCCGATATTGGACAGAAAGTAAAAGACGTTTTAAGATCATGA
- a CDS encoding 2-oxoglutarate dehydrogenase E1 component — protein MNKEISDSSFLNAENALYVADIFKRYVANSTDVSPQWQSFFQQLNDTEKSVLLDLSRGSTYVKPKASSSAKPSVTQDIKETELSLKASTIADAYRRWGHYAATLDPLGLTLPKGHPGLNTKAHTVSEADLDQPIQGFKLGRRDTLRGIIEQLSKVYCDKSAYEYMHIPNLDETNWIKRRLETAPFALTEDDEIEVFEWLVKAELFEHFLAKKFPGAKRFGIEGCDALIPMLHDILTRAAADELGNAVIGMAHRGRLNTLYNIMGRPYEEVFAKFMNKSPNHYGKMGDVKYHVGGSVDVMLHDKPLHVSLLYNPSHLEAINPVVMGNVWAKQHDGTPNALGILVHGDAAFAGQGVNAETLLMSQVNGYSVGGMIHIITNNQVGFTANPSETRSTDYASDLAKSVNAPVFHVNADDIESCIFVSWLAYSYRQEFKKDVIIDLVGYRRYGHNEGDEPNFTQPVMYGKIKSHKSVLNQYEQFLVEKKTLTQQHANDIRKKYESKLVAAYDRAADWTFENYTSHSGRWEKTHPNNHSQEPKTGVDEALLKQIGTHLSTPPENFDLNSKIARQLATRKQMMESSSNIDWATGELLAYGSLLIEGTPVRISGEDCIRGTFSHRHVGLYDQTTNDVTFLVNHLPNATAQLSVYNSVLSEYAVMGFEYGTALANPNRLVIWEAQFGDFVNGAQIIIDQFIASAETKWDLYNGLVLLLPHGLEGQGPEHSSARPERFLQLCADDNIQVAIPTTPANMFHLLRRQIHSPNRKPLIVMTPKSLLRHKLAVSNINDMSTGSKFQPVINDSKVAMKASKIVLCSGKIYYDLLENRSSDQNIALIRLEQLYPFPAQELSTIIAQHPDAEIVWCQEEPKNMGAWTHVFFALKDMGIDANYVGRPSAGSPATGYTSVHQAEQSAIIHAALTPKRT, from the coding sequence ATGAATAAAGAAATTTCAGACAGCTCATTTTTAAATGCTGAAAATGCATTATATGTCGCCGACATTTTTAAACGCTATGTTGCAAATTCAACAGACGTATCTCCACAATGGCAATCGTTCTTTCAGCAATTAAATGACACCGAAAAATCTGTTTTGTTAGATTTATCCCGTGGATCAACGTACGTCAAACCCAAAGCATCTTCGTCTGCGAAACCCTCCGTCACGCAAGATATAAAAGAAACCGAACTATCATTAAAAGCATCCACCATTGCCGATGCCTATCGACGTTGGGGGCACTATGCCGCAACCCTAGATCCGTTAGGATTAACTCTTCCCAAAGGTCACCCTGGGTTAAATACAAAAGCCCATACAGTATCCGAGGCTGATTTAGACCAACCCATCCAAGGTTTCAAATTAGGCCGCAGAGATACCTTGCGTGGGATCATCGAACAGTTATCAAAAGTATACTGTGATAAATCTGCCTATGAATATATGCACATTCCAAATTTGGATGAAACCAATTGGATTAAGCGTAGGCTTGAAACGGCTCCCTTTGCATTAACCGAAGACGACGAAATTGAAGTTTTTGAATGGTTAGTCAAAGCAGAATTATTTGAACATTTCTTAGCCAAAAAATTCCCCGGTGCAAAACGTTTCGGTATCGAAGGGTGCGACGCATTGATCCCAATGCTACATGATATCTTAACGCGCGCGGCTGCAGATGAATTAGGAAATGCTGTAATTGGTATGGCACACCGCGGTCGTCTAAACACGTTATACAATATTATGGGTCGCCCCTATGAAGAAGTGTTTGCAAAGTTCATGAACAAATCTCCCAACCATTATGGAAAAATGGGTGACGTAAAATATCACGTGGGCGGCAGCGTTGATGTAATGTTACACGACAAACCTCTCCATGTATCATTACTCTATAACCCTTCTCACCTAGAAGCCATCAACCCCGTTGTCATGGGCAACGTTTGGGCAAAACAACACGATGGCACACCCAACGCACTTGGAATTTTGGTTCATGGTGATGCTGCATTTGCAGGGCAGGGAGTCAACGCCGAAACATTATTAATGAGCCAAGTTAACGGATACTCTGTCGGCGGTATGATCCACATCATCACCAACAATCAGGTTGGCTTTACCGCAAATCCATCAGAAACACGATCAACTGACTATGCATCCGATCTTGCAAAATCAGTCAATGCTCCTGTATTTCATGTGAATGCCGATGACATTGAATCTTGTATTTTTGTATCGTGGCTTGCATATTCATACCGTCAAGAATTCAAAAAAGATGTGATTATTGATTTGGTTGGATATCGCCGCTATGGTCATAACGAAGGTGACGAACCCAATTTTACTCAACCTGTAATGTATGGAAAGATAAAATCGCACAAGTCCGTATTAAACCAATATGAACAATTCTTGGTTGAGAAAAAAACACTGACTCAACAACATGCAAACGACATTCGTAAAAAGTATGAATCCAAATTGGTTGCTGCTTATGATCGCGCAGCTGATTGGACATTTGAAAATTATACGTCACACTCAGGTCGCTGGGAAAAAACTCATCCCAACAATCATTCGCAAGAACCAAAAACAGGTGTTGATGAAGCTCTTCTGAAACAAATCGGAACCCATCTATCAACGCCTCCTGAAAACTTTGATCTCAATTCAAAGATTGCTCGTCAATTGGCAACTCGAAAACAGATGATGGAAAGCAGTTCCAATATTGATTGGGCAACGGGTGAATTACTAGCCTATGGCAGCTTACTCATAGAGGGTACTCCCGTGCGAATCAGTGGTGAGGATTGCATCAGAGGAACGTTCTCTCACAGACATGTGGGGCTATACGATCAGACCACAAATGATGTAACTTTCCTCGTCAATCACCTGCCAAATGCAACAGCTCAGCTGAGTGTCTACAACAGCGTCTTATCAGAATACGCTGTCATGGGGTTCGAATATGGGACTGCTCTTGCAAATCCAAATCGCCTCGTCATATGGGAGGCTCAGTTTGGTGACTTCGTCAATGGCGCTCAAATCATCATCGATCAATTCATCGCCTCCGCAGAAACAAAATGGGATTTGTACAACGGTCTGGTATTGTTGTTACCTCATGGATTAGAAGGTCAAGGGCCCGAACATTCATCAGCCCGACCCGAGCGTTTTTTACAACTGTGTGCTGATGACAATATCCAGGTTGCAATTCCAACAACGCCCGCAAACATGTTCCACCTGTTGCGACGTCAAATCCACAGTCCGAATCGCAAGCCATTAATTGTCATGACCCCCAAATCTTTGTTGCGACATAAATTAGCGGTCTCTAACATAAACGACATGTCTACAGGCTCAAAATTTCAACCTGTAATCAATGATTCAAAAGTTGCAATGAAAGCATCAAAGATCGTATTATGCTCGGGCAAAATTTATTATGATTTATTGGAAAATCGATCATCTGATCAAAATATTGCGCTCATTCGCCTTGAACAACTTTATCCATTCCCCGCACAAGAGTTAAGCACAATAATCGCTCAACATCCTGATGCGGAAATCGTCTGGTGTCAAGAAGAGCCAAAAAATATGGGTGCCTGGACACATGTGTTTTTTGCTCTAAAAGACATGGGAATTGACGCAAACTATGTCGGTCGCCCATCCGCTGGATCGCCTGCAACTGGTTATACATCTGTACATCAGGCTGAACAATCCGCTATAATACACGCAGCTTTAACCCCTAAAAGGACTTAA
- the odhB gene encoding 2-oxoglutarate dehydrogenase complex dihydrolipoyllysine-residue succinyltransferase: MKDILVPILGESVTEATVGKWYINAGESIEQDGLLVELETDKVTLEVNAPVSGTLKEIAFPKGSIVNLGDILGRMEEGSEIPKTTSQQPVKNPEPAALPAENPPSVKKMLAENNLSASAIPSSGKDGRLTKTDVLQFVAPPSKTSANRPKTNDREERVTMSRLRKKIAERLKNAQNTAAILTTFNEIDMSHVMDLRKRLQESFQASHGVKLGFMSFFLKACVQALKEIPALNAEIDGTDIVFKHYYDLGVAVSTDRGLVVPVVRNVDELTFADIEKAISDLGTRAKDGKLEISELNGGTFSITNGGTFGSLMSTPIINPPQCGILGMHAIQNRPVAIGDKVEIRPMMYVALSYDHRLVDGKEAVTFLVRIKQMLEDPERLLLNV; the protein is encoded by the coding sequence ATGAAAGACATTTTGGTACCCATACTTGGTGAATCCGTAACCGAAGCAACCGTTGGAAAATGGTATATAAATGCTGGTGAATCCATTGAACAAGACGGATTATTAGTAGAATTGGAAACCGATAAAGTCACTCTTGAAGTCAACGCACCCGTGTCAGGCACCTTGAAAGAAATAGCCTTTCCCAAAGGGTCTATTGTCAACCTTGGCGATATTTTAGGTCGCATGGAGGAGGGATCCGAGATTCCAAAAACAACATCTCAGCAGCCCGTAAAAAATCCAGAACCCGCTGCATTACCAGCAGAGAATCCGCCCTCGGTGAAAAAGATGCTCGCTGAAAACAACCTGTCTGCATCCGCTATTCCATCTTCTGGAAAAGATGGTCGCTTAACAAAAACGGATGTTTTACAATTTGTGGCCCCCCCCTCTAAAACCTCCGCAAATCGCCCAAAAACCAACGACAGGGAAGAGCGCGTTACCATGTCCAGACTTCGCAAAAAGATCGCTGAGCGTTTAAAAAACGCTCAAAATACTGCAGCTATTTTAACGACCTTTAACGAAATCGATATGAGCCACGTTATGGATCTTCGCAAACGCTTGCAAGAATCCTTTCAAGCATCCCATGGCGTTAAACTGGGATTCATGTCGTTCTTTTTAAAAGCATGCGTTCAAGCCTTAAAAGAAATCCCAGCTTTAAACGCTGAAATTGACGGCACAGACATCGTCTTTAAACACTATTATGATCTTGGCGTTGCCGTCAGCACAGACCGCGGATTAGTTGTCCCCGTTGTACGAAATGTCGATGAACTTACATTCGCTGATATTGAAAAAGCAATCTCTGACTTGGGCACCAGAGCAAAAGATGGCAAACTTGAAATTAGCGAATTAAACGGTGGAACGTTTAGCATCACCAATGGGGGAACCTTTGGATCCTTGATGTCTACCCCCATCATCAATCCTCCGCAGTGTGGTATTTTAGGCATGCACGCCATTCAAAATCGCCCCGTTGCAATTGGTGACAAAGTCGAAATCCGACCCATGATGTATGTAGCATTATCCTATGATCATCGCTTGGTCGATGGAAAAGAAGCCGTTACGTTTTTGGTGCGCATCAAACAAATGTTGGAAGACCCCGAACGACTTCTTTTAAACGTATAG
- a CDS encoding acetoacetate--CoA ligase — MSAKPLWVPSESYIHSTKVSEFIRTVNEKFNLNINSFSELWEWSVSFPEDFWKSVALFTGFISTPLHGAFKIDSSHMWEQHFFPDVKLNFAENLLRRRDDNPAIIFYGEDRVTKTLSHKELYENVVMLATALKKDGLKPGDRVAGFVPNTPEALISMLATAALGGVWSSGSPDFGVEGALDRFGQIEPKFLFAADGYFYNGKEINVLDKVAEIAAKLPCLKKTIVYNYVGSSENSSLPDEIIRWEDFISGKSATDFEFQKFPFNQPLFIMFSSGTTGKPKCIVHGAGGALLQHLKEHQLHMDIRPNDRMFYFTTCGWMMWNWLVTGLASGATLVLFDGSPFARKGRILIDMIDDVGITLFGVSAKYIDAIAKLKLSPKDTHKLTTLRAIASTGSPLAHESFDYIYKSVKSDVQLVSLSGGTDIISCFALGNPIGSVYQGQLQTRGLGLDVDVFDEQGHSVKETKGELVCKSAFPAMPLFFWNDPENKRYKASYFERFDNIWCHGDYVELTAENGMIFHGRSDAVLNPGGVRIGTAEIYRQVEKIDEVLECFAIGQQWEHDERVVLFVKLRDGLALTDELKQRIKDVILENTTRRHVPDVIVSVPDIPKTRSGKIVELAVRSIIHGEEIKNKDAIANPEALIFFENISELKKS, encoded by the coding sequence ATGAGCGCTAAGCCACTTTGGGTTCCCTCAGAGAGCTATATTCATTCTACAAAGGTTTCGGAATTCATCCGGACGGTTAATGAAAAATTTAATCTAAACATAAATTCTTTTTCTGAGTTGTGGGAATGGTCTGTAAGCTTTCCGGAAGATTTTTGGAAATCTGTGGCACTGTTTACAGGATTTATTTCAACCCCACTTCACGGGGCCTTCAAAATCGATAGCTCGCATATGTGGGAACAGCACTTTTTTCCTGATGTAAAATTAAACTTTGCAGAAAATTTATTGCGTAGAAGAGATGATAATCCTGCCATTATTTTTTATGGGGAAGATCGGGTTACAAAAACTCTGAGTCATAAAGAATTATATGAAAATGTGGTGATGCTGGCAACCGCATTAAAAAAGGACGGATTAAAGCCGGGCGATCGTGTTGCTGGTTTTGTTCCAAATACTCCAGAGGCTTTGATTTCGATGTTGGCTACAGCTGCGTTAGGTGGTGTGTGGTCGTCGGGCTCTCCGGATTTTGGAGTAGAGGGTGCCCTTGATCGTTTTGGTCAAATAGAGCCGAAATTTTTGTTTGCTGCGGATGGTTATTTTTATAACGGCAAAGAAATTAATGTTTTAGATAAAGTTGCTGAAATTGCAGCTAAGTTACCCTGTTTGAAAAAGACCATTGTTTATAATTATGTCGGTAGTTCTGAAAACAGTTCTTTACCCGATGAAATCATCAGATGGGAAGATTTTATATCTGGCAAAAGCGCAACAGACTTTGAGTTTCAAAAATTCCCGTTTAATCAACCGTTGTTTATTATGTTTTCATCAGGAACAACGGGCAAACCAAAGTGTATCGTGCATGGTGCTGGAGGTGCGTTGTTGCAGCATCTGAAAGAACATCAGCTGCACATGGATATTCGTCCCAATGATCGGATGTTTTATTTTACGACATGCGGATGGATGATGTGGAATTGGCTGGTGACTGGATTGGCGAGTGGTGCCACATTAGTTTTGTTTGACGGGTCTCCATTTGCTCGCAAGGGGCGTATATTAATTGACATGATTGATGATGTTGGGATTACATTGTTTGGAGTGTCTGCAAAATATATTGATGCTATTGCAAAATTAAAACTATCACCTAAAGACACTCATAAACTAACAACATTGCGAGCGATTGCGTCAACAGGATCACCGTTGGCTCACGAAAGTTTTGATTACATTTATAAAAGCGTTAAGTCGGATGTTCAATTGGTTTCGCTGTCGGGTGGAACAGATATCATATCATGTTTTGCATTGGGTAATCCGATTGGATCGGTTTATCAAGGTCAGTTGCAAACCAGAGGGTTGGGGCTTGATGTCGATGTATTTGATGAGCAGGGTCATTCTGTAAAAGAAACGAAGGGGGAGCTTGTTTGCAAAAGTGCTTTTCCAGCAATGCCCTTATTTTTTTGGAATGATCCTGAAAACAAACGATATAAAGCCAGCTATTTTGAGCGATTTGATAATATTTGGTGTCATGGAGACTATGTTGAATTAACAGCAGAAAACGGCATGATATTCCATGGTCGGTCGGATGCCGTTTTAAACCCTGGTGGGGTTAGAATTGGTACTGCGGAAATTTATCGCCAGGTTGAAAAGATCGATGAGGTCTTGGAGTGTTTTGCGATTGGTCAGCAGTGGGAACATGATGAGCGTGTGGTGTTGTTTGTAAAGCTAAGAGATGGTCTTGCGTTAACGGATGAGTTAAAGCAACGAATTAAAGACGTTATTTTGGAAAACACAACTCGTAGGCATGTGCCGGATGTAATTGTTAGCGTTCCTGATATTCCAAAAACGCGAAGTGGAAAGATTGTAGAGTTAGCAGTAAGAAGCATCATTCATGGTGAAGAAATCAAAAATAAAGATGCTATTGCTAACCCAGAGGCTTTAATATTTTTTGAGAACATATCTGAACTGAAGAAGTCATAA
- a CDS encoding MFS transporter yields the protein MLNYSRLQIGNIMDNNVRLFLKTNNRTYDMWGHSILVLMIISYTMYFLVRQNFSLAMPFIEGTLGFSKTEIGVIMTCSLFVFGVGKFVNGFLGHLLRPKIFLSLGLVGSSLMNILFAKTSALWALSVVWSFNAFFQSIAWPQCVRLMSEWYSPTQLGTRWGLVSMANQAGSFLVFAFFTFLIEAYGWRASFLIPGVVGIIAGLVILALPLEVPKELGLCSMEERHGLAVEQGGQSGSSFQQVGWDILSEILRNKFLWYVSLATFFIYIVKTGFCSWAPTYLKEAKGMGIKSVGFNMGAFEFAGAFGGLVAGWLSDRVFKGRRGQVGVIYLGGMVILLAALWLAPVNASGLDTILLAALGFVLFGPQVMAGAASVDLSSKRAAVAANGFVGFFSYFGSSIVSGVLLGYVTQHYGWSATFLILIVSSIIGAFFFWKTLGYTKKVVSMQKNDKIEPSKEAVNLS from the coding sequence GTGTTAAATTATTCTCGCTTACAGATTGGCAACATTATGGACAATAACGTTAGATTATTTTTGAAAACAAACAATCGCACCTATGATATGTGGGGGCATAGTATTCTTGTTTTAATGATAATCAGTTATACAATGTATTTCTTGGTAAGGCAGAATTTCTCATTAGCTATGCCTTTTATTGAGGGCACGTTAGGTTTTTCAAAAACTGAAATCGGCGTTATTATGACGTGTTCGTTATTTGTTTTTGGAGTTGGTAAATTTGTAAATGGCTTTTTGGGTCACTTGTTGCGACCAAAAATCTTCTTATCTTTGGGGTTGGTCGGATCTTCTTTAATGAATATTCTGTTTGCTAAAACATCAGCTTTATGGGCACTAAGCGTTGTATGGTCGTTTAATGCTTTTTTTCAATCCATTGCTTGGCCTCAGTGTGTTCGACTGATGAGCGAATGGTATAGCCCCACTCAACTTGGAACACGATGGGGGTTGGTCAGCATGGCTAACCAAGCGGGATCGTTTTTAGTGTTTGCCTTTTTTACATTTTTGATTGAGGCCTATGGGTGGAGAGCATCTTTCTTAATCCCAGGAGTCGTTGGTATTATCGCTGGACTAGTGATTCTAGCTTTACCGTTAGAGGTGCCTAAAGAGTTGGGACTGTGTTCAATGGAAGAGCGTCATGGTCTTGCTGTAGAGCAAGGGGGTCAATCAGGTTCTAGTTTTCAGCAAGTTGGATGGGATATTTTATCCGAAATCTTAAGAAATAAATTCTTGTGGTATGTTTCGTTGGCGACGTTTTTTATTTATATTGTAAAAACGGGGTTTTGCTCGTGGGCTCCAACATATTTAAAAGAAGCTAAAGGAATGGGAATTAAGTCTGTAGGATTTAATATGGGAGCATTTGAGTTTGCTGGAGCGTTTGGAGGATTGGTGGCGGGATGGCTTTCGGACAGGGTGTTTAAAGGTCGACGAGGACAGGTGGGCGTTATTTATTTAGGTGGAATGGTTATTTTGCTTGCTGCGCTTTGGTTGGCACCTGTGAATGCTTCAGGATTAGATACGATTTTGTTGGCAGCGCTTGGATTTGTTTTGTTTGGACCGCAAGTGATGGCAGGGGCTGCTTCGGTTGATTTGTCTAGTAAAAGAGCCGCTGTTGCTGCCAATGGGTTTGTGGGATTCTTTTCTTATTTTGGAAGTTCTATAGTGTCTGGGGTTTTATTAGGATATGTTACTCAGCATTACGGATGGTCAGCAACGTTTTTAATTTTAATCGTGTCTTCTATAATAGGAGCCTTCTTTTTTTGGAAAACATTGGGATATACAAAAAAGGTTGTATCAATGCAAAAAAACGATAAAATTGAGCCTTCTAAAGAAGCTGTTAACCTTTCATAA
- a CDS encoding YebC/PmpR family DNA-binding transcriptional regulator, with product MAGHSQFKNIMHRKGAQDKKRAKIFTKILREIYVAVKSSGSDPSSNPKLRVALISAREANMPKDNVERAIAKASGEDAGTDYIETRYEGYGPGGVAVIVECLTDNRNRTAPEVRFIFSKAGGNMGESGSVSFMFDRFGYLRYPAEKLSADEMFEAALEAGAENVESTDEGHEIYCSVDDFATVRDNLTAKLGDPESGKLIWKAKSPHAITDLDSAQKFMKFMDALEDNDDVQSVWDNADIPSDIAEKLN from the coding sequence ATGGCCGGTCATTCGCAGTTTAAAAACATCATGCATCGCAAGGGTGCTCAAGATAAAAAAAGAGCAAAGATTTTCACAAAAATACTTCGCGAAATATACGTTGCTGTTAAATCCAGCGGATCGGATCCCAGCAGCAATCCCAAATTACGAGTTGCCTTGATCAGCGCCCGCGAAGCCAACATGCCAAAAGACAACGTTGAACGCGCCATTGCAAAAGCAAGTGGTGAAGACGCCGGCACAGATTACATTGAAACCCGTTATGAGGGCTATGGCCCAGGAGGCGTCGCTGTCATCGTTGAATGCTTAACCGACAACCGCAACCGAACCGCTCCTGAAGTACGGTTCATCTTCTCAAAAGCAGGCGGCAACATGGGCGAATCTGGTAGTGTTAGCTTTATGTTTGATCGATTTGGTTACTTGCGTTATCCCGCAGAAAAACTATCGGCTGACGAAATGTTTGAAGCAGCCCTAGAAGCAGGAGCCGAAAATGTTGAATCCACCGATGAGGGTCACGAAATTTATTGTTCAGTTGACGATTTTGCAACCGTCCGCGACAACCTAACAGCAAAACTTGGCGACCCAGAAAGCGGAAAGCTAATTTGGAAAGCAAAATCTCCTCACGCAATCACAGATCTAGACTCTGCACAAAAATTCATGAAATTCATGGATGCGTTAGAAGACAATGATGATGTGCAAAGTGTTTGGGACAATGCTGACATCCCCAGCGATATTGCAGAAAAGTTGAACTAG
- the ruvC gene encoding crossover junction endodeoxyribonuclease RuvC, with the protein MIRRILGLDPGLRHTGWGIIDIKGNQLIHVAHGVISSSVQAELAHRLVDLYKGLETIIHQYTPLEAAVEETFVNNNPVSTLKLGMARGVVLMTPALFNLTVAEYPANKVKKSVVGVGHATKEQVSHMVQVLLPKAAPVKLDAADALAIAICHGHHSVYTKELS; encoded by the coding sequence TTGATCCGCAGAATTTTAGGATTAGACCCCGGTTTACGTCACACAGGCTGGGGCATCATAGACATTAAAGGCAACCAATTAATTCATGTTGCGCACGGTGTTATATCGTCGTCTGTACAGGCGGAGCTTGCCCATCGTTTGGTGGATCTGTATAAAGGACTTGAAACCATTATACATCAATACACCCCCTTGGAAGCCGCAGTGGAAGAAACATTCGTTAACAACAACCCTGTATCCACGCTAAAACTAGGCATGGCGCGCGGTGTAGTACTAATGACTCCTGCGTTATTTAATTTAACTGTGGCAGAATATCCTGCCAACAAAGTTAAAAAGTCAGTAGTCGGCGTTGGTCATGCAACGAAAGAACAAGTCTCACACATGGTACAGGTTCTACTCCCAAAGGCAGCCCCTGTAAAACTTGATGCAGCCGATGCATTAGCCATTGCCATATGCCATGGTCACCATTCAGTCTATACAAAGGAATTATCATGA